The Canis lupus familiaris isolate Mischka breed German Shepherd chromosome 14, alternate assembly UU_Cfam_GSD_1.0, whole genome shotgun sequence DNA window aagatctatatagaacttattaaactcaacaccaaagaaacaagcaatctactcatgaaatgggcaaaagacatggacagaaatctcacagaggaagacatagacatggccaacacgcacatgagaaaattctctgcatcCCTTGTCATCAGAGaactagaaatcaaaaccacagtgaaataccacctcacaccagtgagaatggtgaaaattaacaatacaggaaacaacacatgttggagaggatgtggagaaaggggaaccctcttacacctttggtgggaatgtgaactggtgaagTCACTCTGggaaaccgtgtggaggttcctcaaagagtaaaaatatatctgccctaccacccagcagttgcactgctggggatttaccccaaagatacagatgcagtgaaacgccgggacaactgcaccccgatgtttatagcagcaatgtccactatagccaaTCTGTGaaagaagcctcagtgtccatcgaaatatgaatggataaagaagatgtggtctatgtatataatggaatattactcagctattagtaacgataaatacccaccatttgctttgacgtggagggacctggagggtattatgctgagtgaaataagtccatcagagaaggacaaacattatatggtctcattcatttggggaatattaaaattagtgaaagggaataaatgggaaaggagagaaaatgaatgggaaatatcagagagggttacagaccatgagaggctcctaactcttggaaacaaacaaggggttgtggaaagTGATTTGGACAGGGGTGGGGGTTACggggtgatgggaactgagggggcacttgatgggataagcactgtgtgttattctatatgttggcaaattgaaccccaataaaaacaaatttaaaataaaaataaaataaaaataaaaatcaggcaAGTATTTTCAGAACAATTCCCAATTCTTAATGATTATGGccttttatgatatatatttttaaaaataactactctcttaaatataaaagagtaaataaattgcatttattgaaaataaaaaaaagatctggatGTGCTGAGGGAGTTATCTGAAGGCCATTTGTGTAGAACAGAAGTGCTAACAAGGGGAAAATGGAGCAAGGGCATTAAGACCATGAGGAATAGCTGAGAGGACAGCTCTAACAATCCAATTTGGGAGGGACACACTAGGGGTAATTTCAGGTATGTAGCCAATAGCAGTTTATGTAAGTCCATAAATAATTTGGACTTATATGATCTATTGATGAAATTTGAGCAGAGACATATCTCTCCTGGCAATTTTTTCTAGAGAATACCTCTGGTTGTGTCATGGAgacattctagaagaaaaaagatggaaattggAAGAGCAATTACAAATTGTTCATGGAACCAAACCAGGAACAGTGGTGGCTGAGCCGAGGGTCTGCAGGGGTGATGGTGATATGGACATATATGGAACCTGTTCTAAGGTGCAGCCAACGAATATGCTGGTGAGTTGGATGTAAGACATTGTGATGAGTCAATACTGATTGTAAATTGGAGAAAAATCATGGCATCACAGCAATGGGAATAAAAgttgtaaaacaacaacaacaaaaaccccacatAAATTCCTgcagaactaaaaacaaaacgtCTTTGGTGGTACAGaccaataaaaaagtatttagtATATTAAAATCCATGCCCtttctgcattaaaaataaagcacagtcAGGATGTCATGGCGGTGCAGTGGTCATGCATGCAGTGGTTATGCATCAGCTCTTGATCTCATCTCACATTATGATTTTAGTTTCAGGAGATGGAGCCTTGAGTGGAGTTTCAGGCCCAATGTGGAGTCTGCcagaatttctctcttcctctcactctgctccttcccttcatgtgctctctctgtctctctcgctttctctctcaaataaataaaatcttttaaaaaataaaataaataaaacagttttagTATTTCCCATCAGCATGTTAAATGCAAGTAACATGTATGTTGCTCAACATTTTCCTGGAAGCAGTGGCCATATATGTTGTAGTAAAGAGGAACATCAGGATATCTccatggttgaacatctgcttttggctcaggtcgtgatcccgggatcctgggatcgagtcctgcattgggcttcctgcagggaccctgcttctccctctgcctaagcctctgcttctcttatgaataaataaataaaatcttcaaaaaaatattgtGGTAAACACTCCTGCAACCAAAAGAGATATCGActtttagaaaataagtaaaaatcaataTCTGCTTATAATATATGTAACTTGCAATTTAGTTGGATTTAACTAGGATAGCATCAGAATGCTCAGGAAGTATAGGAGGAGACACAATTAATATAAAAGGGCCgtaaacataattctttttttcataattctatTCTATGACATTACAGATGGATCAAAATTTGCACATTTATTGTATATAAAGTCATCAAGAAATACGCAATACTGACATAAAGACAGTTTTCTCTCAGAATTTTATGAAAGGAGAGGTAAGTAAACGTATCATGTTTCTAGATGGCATGGTAGAGTATAAAGTAGAGGATTGCATATACAATTTCAATTCACTTTCATGTACTCTGAAAGATAATGAAATTCTGATTCAAATCTTCATGTTTTTAGattcttagtatttttaaagactactactttttatttattttttatttttttgtaaatttatttttattggtgttcaatttgccaacatatagaataacacccagtgctcatctcatcaagtgcccacctcagtgccttttacccattcacccccatcccccacccacctccccttccaccacccctagttggtttcccagagttaggagtatgtcatgttctgtctccctttctgatattccccactcattttttctcctttcccctctattccctgtcactattttttatattccccaaatgaatgagaccatataatgtttgtccttctccaattgacttatttcactcagtataataccctccagttccatccacatcgaagcaaatggtgggtatttgtcgtttctaatggctataTTAcctaatataattattaaatatatatttaataatttacataatatacactgaatatatatttattacataataaaatgcattagttgatttttcaattttattgagacataattgataTAATTGTACTGTTCTTAAGTATAcctcataataatttaaaacatgtatatattataaaatgattatcacaataaatTGAGTTATCATCTAGCACCACACAGTTacaattcattttcttatatgaAAACTTCAAAAACCTACCCATTAGGAACTTTCTAAGATACAATCAAACATTGTTAACCAGAATCACCATGTTGTTCATTACATTGcaagacttacttatttttaatttatgtttctaaTAACAAgaagtttttaccttttgaaCACATGCACCATTTTGCctgtatttttttatgaatttttgaaAAGTGGTTGCACCATTAGAGTTATAATTTTACCGTTTCATAAATTACAAATGTTATATAGATATATCTCATACAATGTGATTTCAGTATAAAAGACAACATTTATGATTTCCTAGAAATTTAGTGGGAGGtgacaatacatttttaaatgtgttataaaACAAATACCTATGAAACTTTCTTCATTATAATCAGAGTTTTAGGAGTcttccaaactctgggaaacgaactaggggtggtggaaggggaggagagcggggggtaggggtgactgggtggcgggcactgaggtgggcacttgacgggatgagcactgggtgttattctgtatgttggcaacttgaacaccaatacaaaataaatttattattaaaaaaacaaaaaaggaaaaaaatttacagtcagaaaaataaatgataataaaaacatttaattttgaaaaataaaaaataaaaaaataaaactgctaaaaaaaataatcacgGTTTTAGAAATATCCACTTCTTTCCACACATGAGGAATAGGAACTTTGATTTTCTCTCCAGAGATATGAATAATGGATAACCTCTAAGCATTGAATATTAATAGAGAAAAGACAAACTTCAAGCATTTGtattacttcattcattcattcattcattcattcatgaaagacacagggagagagagagagagagagagacaggcagagggagaagtaggctccatgtagagagtctgatgtgggactcaatcccatgactccaggatcatgccctgagttgaaggcaggtgccaaactgctttgccatccagggatcccctgtattactatcttttttttttaaattattattttatttttttaatgttttttaataataaatttattttttattggtgttcaatttgccaacttacagaataacacccagtgtcaagtgcccctctcagtgcccatcacccattcacccccaccccctggcctcctccccttccaccacccctagttcatttcccagagttaggagtctttatgttctgtctccctttctgatatttcccacacacttcttctcccttcccttctattccctttcactattatttatattccccaaatgaatgagaacatatgtttgtctttctctgattgacttacttcactcagcataatacactggagggtattatgctgagtgtatTACTATCTTTAATggagaaatttactttttaacatatttttcattgCCTCCAGAACATCTTTATTCCTAAAGCTGTAGATGATAGGGTTGAGTGTAGGTGTGATGATGGTGTAGAATATTGCCAAATACATGTCCTGGCCTGGTGTGTGGTATGCTTTGGGTCTCATGTATGTGAAAATAAATGGCCCATAGTACATTGTGACCACAATCATGTGGAAGGAACAGGTAGAAAATGACTTTTTACGTGCTTctgatgatttcattttaagGACAGTAAGAAGAATTTGCACATAAGAAACAAAGATTAGGGAGAAAGGGACAAGTAGAAAAATTAAACCACTTACATAAACTCCTTGTTCATAGAGTGTTGTGTCCTCACAAGACAATTTCAACATGGCAGGGACTTCACAGAAAAAGTGATCAATGGCTCTCGAGCCACAGAAAGGAAAGTGCAGGGCATAAACCGTGTGAGCTATGGAGTTGACGGTCCCAACAATCCAGGACCCTGCAGCCATGAGATTGCGGACATAGTCATTCATAAGAATGTGATAGTGCAGTGGATGACAGATGGCTACATAGCGATCATAAGACATTGCCGCCAGGAGAAGGCACTCACCACCCAGGAGGGTGAGGGATAGAAATATTTGGAAGCCACAACCTGCAAATGAAATAGTTCTGCTGCCTGAGAGAAAGTTGATGATCATTTTGGGAACAATGTTGGAAATATGCAAGATGTCCATGAAAGAGAGGTGGCTGAGCAGGAAATACATTGGAGTATGGAGTCTCGAGTCCCTGAGGACAAGAAGGATCATGATTGTGTTTTCTGTTAAAGTCAtcataaaaatgatgaatataaaggaaaagaaaatttgacttgattgggaggaagaaaagagtcctaaaagaatgaaatcagtgGTGAAATTTTGATTCTCACATCCCATCATGAATTCCACTCTTttcctaaaagataaaaatagaattaaaatgcaGTAATACACATCtcaatctcatttacatttaGAAGTGTAATAAAATGAGTGTGATGCATATTTTACAATTATAGTAAATAGACTCTCAACCAGCTTTTGAAGTGGGCTTATTTTACCACATAGCCATGTATTTGAATCAATtgataatattccatatattgAGTAAGCTTTAACTCCATGCAGTCTCAGAGTCTTCATTCCATAATCTTAAGTCAGGTTCAATCTTTTGcaaatgtcactttttaaaagagaccACCTCCTGAACAGTTTACTTAAATTCTTCATACCCCCCCCACATACCAACATATCTATTTCTCCTTACTGTGCTGTGTTTTGATGTATTGTGTAAatcatttttcaacttttatgtGTTAAATAAACTTATGaacattatttattatgtattttcattCCAACCTATCAGAACTTAAACGTCCTAGTGTAAACTCTTTGTTTTGCTTACTGTATAACATGAGTGGCTGAaataatgcctggtacatagttgttgctcaacaatatattttaaatacatgagtaaatgaatagatACAGTATTCaattttctgtctcatttcttaCTTGGATaaagcttaaagaaaataaaaggtattatttataaatgtttctaaaataatagGTAGTGGTAGGCTATAAAATTAGCTTACTctgtatttataatttgaaatatcaatatttagatgtaaaaaaaagaaaacttattcagttaaaataatagtttattttaaatgggCCAGTTATATTAACTTCCAGAAATGGATTTATATTTCactaattatatttcattaatcattctgtttcttaaataatgATATTGTTTATATATGGATAGTGGCTACTCAACTGTTCCCTTTACTATTTTGTGTACAAATTCAGTAAGTATGATCTATTCCTCAATAGTCATACTCACctacatccacacacacacacacacacacacacacacacacacacagatatagtGGTATAATTTAGGAAAACACTGAtgcaaaacatgaaaaatagGTAATATATAAAACAAGTTATTTGCCATCTTTAAGAACTATTCATAAATTTGGTACacctggctcagttagtagaacattcaactcttgatctcaaggatGTAACTTCAAGCACCATGTTGAGTGTAGacatacctaaaaataaaatgtttaaaaacaaaatagcagcaatgtccacaatagccaaactgtggaaggagcctcggtgtccatcgaaaaatgaatggaagaatattactcagccattagaaatgacaaatagccaGCATTTGCGTTAATGTggattgaactggagggtattatgctgagtgaagtaaatcaattggagaaggataaacatatataaaaaatagtgaaagggaataaaggggaaaggagataaaatgaatgtgaaattatcagtgagggtgacaaagcatgagagactcctaactctggaaaacaaacaaggagttgtgtgtggaaagggaggtgggcggggggatggggtgactgggcgatgggcactgaggggggcattgacaagatgagcactgggtgttatgctatatgttggcaaatcaaactccaataaaaatatacaaaattataactATTCATAAGTTTTAATAGAGTGTATTTTGGTATTCACTTTGGAGaaacaaatgtacaaaaatgtccctgataatatataaataatttgcatttttctgctttattttcatgaGTATTGAGATTCTTCATTATGAAATAAAACTCTACATTCTATTTTAATGGTCTGGAACTCAAATTCAATACATCATTATCCAAAGTAGTTTACTTTTTCCCACTGCCaataataatttctctttctgcttttcctttttccattaataatttcctttgttACACTCATTCTCATTCAAAAGTCTATACTCAATTTTAGTCTTGAAATATGACGGGCTCCTAGGGGCACAGTTGGTTAGGTTTCCAGCTCTTGGCTGAGGCTCAGGTTGAGAtattggggtcatgagattgagccctagttgaggctctgcactcagcacagtctgcctAAGACTCTACTCTGCCCCTCTTTTTCCCTCAAtctctcattctctaaaataattttttaaaaaacaataaaagaagtaTGTGTAAAGCCTGATTTCTACAGAAGCAAATTGCTTAGCAGTCTGTGGCCTTTTGAAGGTTCTCAGTAAATGATTGTTAAAGAATTTTTTACTATGgacactgaaatcaagagttttctACAAAGCAtcaaattatgtttatatttttaaagaaattgagcTGTCTCCACAAGATTGTCTATGTTTTCTCTTCAGATATTAGAAGCACTTCATATACATTCACTAATACTTTGTCTTCGTTCTACCAGCTTCTTTCTACTTCCATGGGGCACCTGAAGTTTATacaatcacctttttaaaaaaaaagtaggttccACAAAGCTTGGAGCCCAAGATGGTGGTGCTTGAACTaatgaccctgagaacaagacATGAGATAAGATCAAGAGTACcatgcttaactaactaagctACTCAGGCAAACTTCCATAGCCCTCTTTTAAGGACATATTGCCTAACCAATCAGACATCTGGAAGATCCATCCATGATGCTAGAATGATGGATAAAATGATACCTTCTATGCTATCCAGAATGTTGAATGAAATCTGTTCTTGAAACCAAAAAGGTATGCTCTCATGGTGGGCTTCCTAACACTAAgttaaaaagtcagaaaacaaatgtCACATATCTTGTAAACTCTTCCAAATATCCGCTACTCTTATAAAATTATAGTCTTTATCTCTCTGCATGAcattaaatattcttcttctAACAATGCTAAATGTACATAGAGAGATATAATGTGCAATTTACACCCTCCTACCTTATAGAAATTTGGAGACTACTTACAGAAGATGCTATCATCTTTAGATACTCACTATATTTTTAGGTATAAACACAGTCATATCCCAATCTTTCCTCTGAGGTTAAAGAAAGGCCTTCATACACTTTAACCAATGAATGTATGCTCAAGTAATTTTTAACATATTACATTTGTCaagattttcaaaattcattatgCCTGCATTGATTTAAATTAAccaatttcaaaaatattctctaaatttttctGCCAAATCACtcagtatataaataaaacattcagaatatttctttattttaaacagttggaaatttacatttaagtaGAAGGAGACTATTCAATAATATCAGTAAGACTAtacatttattcaattatttttatgatcCTACACTACATctttaaattaaagttttaatggtaagacaaaggacaaaaataacaaaacatttcttcctaaaaatattaattttgaaaagactTTGATATAGAAATCCTGGGGAATATTAAATCTGATatacattcttatattttatactaaaagctaatgctgcttttatttttgggTGTTTTAAAAACCTATAATACCAATGACTCAATGATATAGCAATTAAAAGTTCTATTATAAAACTCCAAACACCAGACTTACATGGTTAGTGTGCAACTGTTTCCAGTTAAGTGGCTGTTATTAATACTTTACTGTAATGGAATTTCATAGAAGAGGCAGAGGTCTGACAATGGATTTCCCTAAATAAGGATGGAATAAAATCATTACTTATTTAAAGAAGTTGATGTGAAAAAATGTATACTGTAAATGTATGATAATGTGACTTTGTCTAGGAATGAGTATGCTACTGacacaaataattatattaagaaagtagtaaaataatttaaaaatttccatgatTTGAAGACATAAACAAGAAAATCTAATGCAAATACAGTATCTTTGAAgtaatttatattatgtattattataataCAACACATCAATCagatgtgatattttattttatgtaaaatgaatatttatcaaaTCAGGATGATTATGGCATTTGCCTCAAAGGGATttttgaagattaagtgagataacacattatataaaacacagacacacagaggacaGAGCTTAACACTTAGGAGTTATAGAGGGACAATGATTACTACTATtgtttgtattattattgtttctAAAATTATTGTATTAGTATGTCtataattactttattatttttgttgttattatatctttattttaaataagcatttaaatgactctattctagaaagaaagagagtggaaTTCagtatacaaacatatatataactGAGTAAAGAAATACAATTGGATGTGGTGAAGCAGAAGTATATTGTGTACTCATAACCTGGTGAAATTGGTCCAAGGCTCTTCAGGGGAAATGGAAATGTAGTATGTTGAAGGACAACGTGTGGTGTGCTTTCCacccatatacacacataaaggtgtgagtgagagagcaaaGCAGTGCTAATTATGAAATCGATCAGCTGACCTGCTTGCAATTTCATTTTATACTAGCTATTTGacatagttcatttttaaattattattatttttgtcattttgacttTCCAGGATGCAAAATCATGCACCAAAGAATCATTGCATGGTTGCCTGTCAGGTTAAGGGAGTCTTGTGAGTATTTTTTCACAGTGACATCAAATTTATCATGCCCAACAATTAACTGTCAAAGTCCCCTGAAGAATGTGCTACCATTGGTACCACCATGTATAATAGCAAAACTAGTAATAAAAAAAGGTAATCTTaacttttcttcatctctctacTCTTCTATATGAAAATCACCATCTCCTACCTATCTACATACATAAATGCCTCCCATGGGTAATTCCTCCTCATGGTGCTACATACCATGTGTCATCAGGTGACTAAAGAATCTATCCTCTCCTCCTTCAGGAGAATGTCTAGATCGGTATGGGTTCAGTACCATCCAGACATGATCATGCACATCAGAGCTCTACTGAAATCAGAAGAATGTGGCCAATGAGGTAAATTTCAGACAATGACAGTGGAAGAGTGTTGGGACTGAAAGCACACACTCTTCTCATTCCTTTGTCCTGTGAGTTGCACCTACATGTGATGGTGTGTGGTCCTGCATTCTCTCTGGGAGAGCTTTGCAGGAAATAAAACCCAGTAATTCAGGAGCAAAATGCTGGGAGCCACCTGGCAATTTATTCATCATGATAATGTGTGAATATCAATGAAGATTAACTTaccaaattgttaaaaaaataatttgggaagATAAAAGGCAAGAGATCTCCCTGTGATAGGCTCTCAGTATACTTCATATTCCCATTGATTCACACACTTTTATGATAATGTATCTAGTATAATTCTGGTAGGTTTTATTCAAAATCCATAACACATGCTTTTATGACATAGAATCTCAAAGAATTATAATCAGGTAAAGATAATTCAAGTAAGTGTCTATGTTCAATTTCTCCCCTATGAATAGACTTTTTGTCTAGCCTAGTTTATTCTTTCTGGAACCCTGTTTTCAGCATGCATATTATCTATTAGGTTACACTGTCTGCACGTtccattctattaaaaaaaaacaaccaacaaaccAGTCAAACAAGCATCTCTATTTTCCACTTCCATGGAAATTAAAGTATTTGTATTTACATGATACTGTCTTTCTTGCATCTTTGTCATATCCATATTCTTTCTTCCACATAAACAGTCTTCCCCATGATTTATTTCTAATGTCTTTCAAATCTTCTAACATCTAAGAATTCATGTAAAAATATCCTTCTGTGGTGAATTCTTTGGTCTCTCTAGACCATTCttccttgcttctctttcttaGAACTGGACAGCTCACTCTGTACATCCTGTTTAATCTACAGCTTCTCTGTGTGACTTTCTGTTTGCTCTCTCTGCACCCTTAATGTAACCTACTCAGCTCTTCTTTACCTGATCCCTAATGTCTCCCAAGGGCCCACTTTTCTCACTTCATTAAAAGCTCAACTTCACACCACTTCACACCACCCAGAACAGAACATTGTTGAGGAGCTCTTTCACATCTGATACACTGGGCTACTGGCCCCCCAGAGGCTACACAAGCCCATCCTCATTGATGTCTAGTCATTGCTCACACCATCTGGGTGTCTGATTCAATGTCACTTCTTTCAGAGTGACTGAGAGGCATGGGAAGATTCCTCAATCCaggaatttgcttcaaaatagcTAAGAGTTTGCAAGGACAAGTGGGGTAAATGGTTTGGGAGGAACAAGGAAATGCAGGGAGGACACCCATCACCTTGAAGTCCTGTGTCATGTAGCCTCTGGAGGAGAAAATAGACACCCTTTGATGGGTGACATAAGTTGCCATGTCCCCAGGGCACAGCTAGGGAAGCAAAGGAAGTAAAGGTAGCATGAGGAAATTGTCTCTGTGGAGTTGGGTGAGGGCATTGAGACAGGTGTTTCTTAGAGTGCACCAGAAATATCTGGTGTCAAAGAGAAGGGAGATAACCAATTTCAGATGGAttaaataaagtaagatgaaacatttgataaagaaaaaaccTTACCTTTCTGAACTCTTCTCTATTATACCTTCTCTATTATACTTAGCATATTTTAATCCCATTCTTCAGGGCCTGAGAGCACATTTCTGTTGAAGGAGCCTTGAATGACATGTCTCTTAATCAGGTATGAGCTTTAGAGAAAGCCACTGGCTGACCTCACTTGCTGCAGCATGGAGAGTCTCCTGGGTGTTTGCAGAGTCAATGAATCAATCTGCTTATCCCACAGACAGCCTACTACAGAGAGGCATGTAAAAAGatggttttgttt harbors:
- the OR2AJ7 gene encoding olfactory receptor family 2 subfamily AJ member 7, translated to MMGCENQNFTTDFILLGLFSSSQSSQIFFSFIFIIFMMTLTENTIMILLVLRDSRLHTPMYFLLSHLSFMDILHISNIVPKMIINFLSGSRTISFAGCGFQIFLSLTLLGGECLLLAAMSYDRYVAICHPLHYHILMNDYVRNLMAAGSWIVGTVNSIAHTVYALHFPFCGSRAIDHFFCEVPAMLKLSCEDTTLYEQGVYVSGLIFLLVPFSLIFVSYVQILLTVLKMKSSEARKKSFSTCSFHMIVVTMYYGPFIFTYMRPKAYHTPGQDMYLAIFYTIITPTLNPIIYSFRNKDVLEAMKNMLKSKFLH